From Roseburia hominis, the proteins below share one genomic window:
- a CDS encoding ComEC/Rec2 family competence protein encodes MKKRYVCQVLTGLVIFICILYAVLGEKAFPALARSRCETLLAEGETSEIRGRIFKKDWNGKETLLYLDRLRIGEEEVEKERVTAYVETEEVPKIGQYVQLCGKVSFFEEASNPGNFDQKFYQQKQRTYAAFYEARIRQTSGDANVLREHLWSLKRYAQTVILQYLGEEKGRVLCSMLLGSKMTSGEEEEAPFGEIVIERIQEKELYQKSGIGHILAISGLHVSFLGMGLYRLLRRFGSPVPPAAVVGSIVMCFYVIMTGASVSAVRAVLMFLLRMGAYVTGREYDGVTALSVAALAALLTNPLSLLDTGFQLSYGAILGIYGLGSMLGTEDGVEEIGNDPAGKLPKGKAVWLKIKKSLRMPLAVQIVLLPILLFYYYEVCPYSLVWNLVAIPLASVIFACGIGGVLLGSAAGFLAGRASGAFLEIAGKGLHSGAALVFKIVALGMEFYYKGAEWILSLPGARWVTGRPGALQIAGYIGFMLAAVLLFRRTRRQQKNVKRRRGQNSFQKNGRRLSLLAGGLMLCGVVVLTVSRTDCRNLEIVMLNVDQGDSFFIRGPEGGTYLIDGGSSGVDQVGKYRIEPFLKSQGVGSVDYVWISHGDIDHLSGIMEMLSRKLVGVRIRNLILPPGEVWDEKLTELAKLAGEAGTRVCVAGPGQSLAEGELTISCLWPKGEFSGNEASMVLSLTYGEFDMLFTGDLEKEGEAAFIAELKALKEAGEMPDSYELLKVGHHGSKFATSGELLETVRPDAAWISAGKKNRYGHPHPDVLERLANWSVTLYNTKDGNAVKLCTDGKKYCILRP; translated from the coding sequence TTGAAAAAAAGATATGTATGCCAGGTCTTAACAGGCCTGGTGATTTTTATATGCATTCTGTATGCAGTGTTGGGGGAAAAAGCATTTCCCGCGCTGGCAAGATCCAGGTGCGAGACGCTGCTTGCAGAAGGGGAGACATCTGAGATCAGGGGGAGGATTTTCAAAAAAGATTGGAATGGGAAGGAGACACTCTTGTATCTGGATCGGCTTCGGATTGGGGAGGAAGAGGTGGAAAAGGAGAGGGTGACCGCCTACGTGGAAACGGAGGAGGTGCCAAAGATTGGCCAGTATGTGCAGCTTTGCGGCAAGGTTTCTTTTTTTGAGGAGGCATCGAATCCGGGTAATTTCGATCAGAAATTTTATCAGCAGAAACAGAGAACCTATGCTGCTTTTTATGAGGCCAGGATTCGGCAGACCTCTGGGGACGCGAATGTCCTTCGCGAACATTTGTGGAGCTTAAAGAGGTATGCGCAGACCGTCATCTTGCAATACTTAGGGGAAGAGAAAGGCAGGGTCCTGTGCTCCATGCTGCTGGGAAGTAAGATGACTTCGGGCGAAGAGGAGGAAGCCCCGTTTGGGGAGATCGTTATCGAAAGAATCCAGGAAAAAGAACTGTATCAGAAAAGCGGGATCGGGCATATTCTGGCCATTTCCGGGCTTCATGTGTCATTTCTGGGAATGGGGCTTTATCGGCTGCTTCGCAGGTTTGGCAGCCCGGTCCCTCCGGCAGCGGTCGTGGGAAGTATAGTGATGTGCTTTTATGTGATCATGACGGGGGCAAGCGTTTCAGCGGTCCGCGCAGTTCTGATGTTTTTGCTTCGCATGGGAGCGTATGTGACGGGCAGGGAGTATGATGGCGTGACAGCACTTTCGGTGGCGGCGCTGGCGGCACTTCTTACGAATCCGCTCTCCCTTTTGGATACCGGATTCCAGTTGTCTTATGGCGCTATTTTGGGAATTTATGGGCTGGGTTCGATGCTGGGAACGGAAGATGGGGTGGAAGAAATCGGAAATGATCCGGCAGGAAAGCTGCCAAAAGGGAAGGCCGTCTGGCTGAAAATAAAGAAGAGCCTGCGAATGCCTTTGGCAGTTCAGATCGTTCTTCTGCCAATTCTGTTATTTTATTATTATGAGGTGTGTCCGTATTCTCTTGTGTGGAACCTGGTGGCCATTCCTTTGGCGTCTGTGATTTTTGCGTGCGGGATTGGCGGAGTCCTGTTGGGGAGTGCGGCAGGGTTTCTGGCAGGTAGAGCAAGCGGTGCTTTCTTGGAAATAGCAGGAAAGGGTTTACACAGTGGCGCCGCGCTGGTCTTTAAGATAGTTGCCCTGGGAATGGAGTTCTATTATAAAGGTGCCGAATGGATTTTGTCTCTTCCCGGGGCAAGGTGGGTGACCGGCCGGCCGGGGGCCTTACAGATCGCAGGTTATATCGGATTCATGCTGGCTGCGGTGTTGCTTTTTAGAAGGACACGACGGCAGCAGAAGAATGTAAAAAGAAGAAGAGGGCAAAACAGCTTTCAAAAAAACGGAAGAAGATTAAGCCTGCTCGCCGGAGGGCTGATGCTCTGCGGTGTGGTGGTGCTGACCGTTTCGCGAACGGATTGCAGAAATCTGGAAATCGTTATGCTGAACGTGGATCAGGGAGATAGTTTTTTCATTCGCGGGCCCGAAGGAGGCACCTACTTGATCGACGGGGGAAGCAGCGGGGTGGATCAGGTCGGAAAATACCGGATCGAACCATTTTTAAAATCTCAGGGCGTGGGAAGTGTGGACTATGTATGGATTTCCCACGGAGATATTGACCATTTAAGCGGAATCATGGAGATGCTTTCCCGGAAACTGGTAGGAGTCAGGATTCGGAATCTGATCCTGCCGCCGGGGGAGGTGTGGGACGAGAAACTGACAGAACTGGCAAAGCTCGCAGGGGAGGCGGGGACCCGCGTTTGCGTGGCAGGGCCGGGGCAAAGTCTGGCGGAGGGGGAACTGACGATTTCCTGCCTGTGGCCAAAGGGTGAGTTCTCAGGAAATGAGGCCTCCATGGTTTTAAGCCTTACCTACGGAGAATTTGACATGCTGTTTACCGGAGATCTGGAAAAAGAGGGGGAGGCAGCCTTTATAGCGGAGCTTAAGGCGCTCAAAGAGGCAGGAGAGATGCCGGATTCGTATGAGTTGCTCAAAGTTGGGCATCATGGCTCTAAGTTCGCCACAAGCGGGGAACTTTTGGAGACAGTACGGCCTGATGCCGCATGGATCTCGGCCGGAAAGAAAAATCGCTACGGACACCCGCATCCGGATGTGCTGGAAAGACTTGCAAATTGGAGCGTTACCTTATATAATACGAAGGACGGAAATGCTGTAAAATTGTGTACAGACGGAAAGAAATATTGTATACTGAGACCATGA
- the lepA gene encoding translation elongation factor 4 — MMHMDQKKIRNFCIIAHIDHGKSTLADRIIEMTGLLTSREMQSQVLDNMELERERGITIKSQAVRTVYKAKNGEEYIFNLIDTPGHVDFNYEVSRSLAACDGAILVVDAAQGVEAQTLANVYLALDHDLDVIPVINKVDLPSAEPERVIEEIEDVIGIEAQDAPQISAKTGLNVGQVLEQIVEKIPAPAGDPDAPLQALIFDSLYDPYKGVIVFCRMKEGNVRKGTPIRMMATGATAEVVEVGYFGAGQFIPCEELSAGMVGYFTASLKNVKDTRVGDTVTNAQNPCAKPLPGYKKVNPMVYCGMYPADSSKYPDLRDALEKLQLNDAALQFEPETSLALGFGFRCGFLGLLHLEIIQERLEREYNLDLVTTAPGVIYKVHKTNGEVIELTNPSNLPDPAEIEYMEEPLVKAEIMVTSEFIGAIMDLCQERRGIYQGMEYIEETRAVLRYHLPLNEIIYDFFDALKSRSRGYASFDYELLGYERSELVKLDILINREEVDALSFIVFAGSAYERGRKMCEKLKEEIPRQLFEIPIQAAIGSKIIARETVKALRKDVLAKCYGGDITRKKKLLEKQKEGKKRMRQVGSVEIPQKAFMSVLKLDDK; from the coding sequence ATTATGCATATGGATCAGAAGAAGATTCGGAATTTTTGTATTATTGCGCATATCGATCATGGGAAATCTACGCTTGCAGACCGGATTATCGAGATGACCGGACTCCTCACCAGCCGTGAGATGCAGTCCCAGGTGTTGGACAATATGGAGCTTGAGCGGGAGAGAGGAATCACGATCAAGTCTCAGGCGGTCCGCACGGTATATAAGGCGAAAAACGGCGAGGAGTATATTTTCAATCTGATCGACACGCCGGGACATGTGGACTTTAATTATGAGGTTTCCCGGAGCCTGGCGGCGTGCGACGGAGCAATCCTGGTGGTGGACGCGGCCCAGGGAGTGGAGGCGCAGACGCTGGCGAATGTGTACCTGGCTCTGGACCATGATCTGGACGTGATTCCGGTGATCAATAAGGTGGATCTGCCGAGCGCGGAGCCGGAGCGCGTGATCGAGGAGATTGAAGATGTGATTGGAATTGAGGCCCAGGACGCGCCGCAGATCTCTGCGAAGACCGGGTTGAATGTGGGTCAGGTGCTGGAGCAGATTGTGGAGAAGATTCCTGCACCGGCGGGGGATCCGGACGCGCCGCTTCAGGCGTTGATCTTCGATTCTCTCTACGACCCCTACAAGGGAGTCATCGTATTTTGCAGAATGAAGGAGGGCAATGTCCGCAAGGGAACGCCGATCCGTATGATGGCTACCGGGGCTACGGCTGAAGTAGTGGAAGTCGGGTATTTCGGAGCGGGCCAGTTCATTCCCTGTGAAGAGCTCTCCGCGGGCATGGTGGGCTATTTTACCGCCAGCCTTAAGAATGTCAAGGACACCCGCGTGGGCGATACGGTCACGAATGCACAAAACCCGTGTGCAAAGCCTCTGCCGGGATACAAGAAGGTTAATCCGATGGTCTACTGCGGTATGTATCCGGCGGATAGTTCCAAATACCCGGATCTTCGGGACGCGCTGGAGAAGTTGCAGTTAAACGATGCCGCCCTTCAGTTTGAGCCGGAGACCTCGCTTGCGCTTGGCTTCGGATTCAGATGTGGATTTTTGGGACTTCTTCATCTGGAAATCATTCAGGAGAGACTGGAGCGGGAGTACAACCTCGATCTGGTGACGACGGCGCCGGGAGTTATTTATAAGGTGCATAAAACAAATGGAGAGGTGATCGAACTGACCAATCCCTCCAACCTGCCGGATCCCGCTGAGATTGAATACATGGAGGAGCCGCTTGTAAAAGCGGAGATCATGGTGACGTCAGAGTTCATCGGCGCAATCATGGATCTGTGCCAGGAGAGGCGCGGAATCTATCAGGGAATGGAATATATAGAAGAAACTCGGGCAGTGCTCCGGTATCATCTGCCGCTCAACGAGATCATTTATGATTTCTTTGACGCGCTGAAATCCAGATCCCGGGGGTATGCTTCCTTTGACTATGAGCTGCTTGGCTACGAGCGCTCTGAGCTTGTGAAGCTGGATATCCTGATCAACAGAGAAGAGGTGGACGCTCTTTCCTTCATCGTATTTGCGGGAAGTGCGTATGAGCGCGGACGCAAGATGTGTGAAAAGCTAAAAGAAGAGATCCCGAGGCAGCTCTTTGAGATTCCGATCCAGGCGGCCATCGGAAGCAAGATCATCGCCCGGGAGACCGTAAAGGCACTGCGCAAAGACGTGCTTGCAAAATGCTACGGCGGCGATATCACGCGTAAGAAGAAGCTGCTGGAGAAGCAGAAGGAAGGCAAGAAGCGAATGCGCCAGGTGGGCAGCGTGGAGATACCGCAGAAAGCGTTCATGAGCGTGCTCAAGCTAGATGACAAATAG
- the holA gene encoding DNA polymerase III subunit delta, protein MKSLNEDLKTGQFKKIYLLCGEEGYLKKQYKDRFVKAMVPEGDTMNYTYFEGKNTNPREVIDLAETMPFFAERRLIVLENTGFFKNASPELAGYVKEMPETTYMIFVEEEIDKRGKLYKAVKDKGRIVELSRQDERTLVRWILGNVKKENQVMTESAARYFLGKVGNDMENVQKELEKLLCYAMHHTEVTVADIDAICTTQITNHIFDMVDAVAGKEQRKALDYYYDLLALKEPPMRILYLLTRQFRILMEIKEMERLGYPPKEMAAKAGIMPFLIGKYRAQAKAFSGEELRQIVEAGVESEESVKTGQIGDTLSVELFLVQYSAGRG, encoded by the coding sequence ATGAAAAGTTTAAATGAAGATTTGAAAACAGGACAATTTAAGAAGATTTATCTGCTCTGCGGCGAGGAGGGGTACCTGAAAAAGCAGTATAAGGACAGGTTCGTAAAAGCGATGGTGCCGGAAGGCGATACCATGAATTACACGTATTTTGAGGGGAAGAATACGAATCCCCGCGAGGTGATCGACCTGGCCGAGACGATGCCGTTTTTTGCCGAGCGCAGGCTGATCGTGCTGGAGAATACGGGATTTTTCAAAAATGCATCGCCGGAGCTTGCCGGGTATGTGAAGGAGATGCCGGAGACCACGTACATGATCTTTGTGGAAGAAGAGATTGACAAGAGGGGAAAGCTCTATAAAGCAGTCAAGGACAAGGGCCGCATTGTGGAGCTTAGCCGGCAGGACGAGCGGACGCTTGTCAGGTGGATCCTCGGGAACGTGAAAAAAGAGAATCAGGTGATGACAGAGTCTGCTGCACGGTATTTTCTGGGCAAAGTGGGAAACGATATGGAGAATGTCCAGAAGGAACTGGAGAAGCTGCTCTGCTATGCCATGCATCATACGGAAGTGACCGTGGCGGATATCGACGCGATCTGCACGACCCAGATCACGAACCATATTTTCGATATGGTGGACGCGGTCGCAGGCAAGGAGCAGAGGAAGGCGCTGGATTATTACTATGATCTTCTGGCGTTAAAGGAGCCCCCGATGCGGATCCTGTATCTCCTGACCCGGCAATTCCGGATTCTGATGGAGATCAAAGAGATGGAACGCCTGGGATATCCGCCGAAGGAGATGGCGGCGAAGGCAGGGATTATGCCGTTCCTGATAGGGAAATACCGCGCCCAGGCCAAAGCCTTTAGCGGGGAAGAGCTGCGTCAGATCGTGGAAGCCGGAGTGGAAAGTGAGGAGAGCGTAAAGACCGGGCAGATCGGGGACACGCTTTCGGTGGAACTTTTTCTGGTACAGTACAGCGCGGGAAGAGGATAG
- a CDS encoding GerMN domain-containing protein: protein MKKRTVFCTIAVVLLLSFGLSACEAKEEPVDAKYKIYHVNTEGTALLEVAYTKEIGDANKAVRDMIGRLKVSDDAKEGQPSIPKGVELLDMVLEDEKLSLYFNEAYGKMNVVQEVLCRAALVRTLTQIEGVDLVSIYVDGNPLANQDGEVYGYFQAEDFVQNTGSSINSFQETELTLYFAGKKGDTLVPKKVRVRYNSNTSKERLIVEKLMKGVGEEFLQTIPKGTKLLGVSLKDGVCYLNFDEGLQNAAVGVKPEIIIYSIVNSVTESGAAGRVQIAINGDSNIMYQNSVDLKKPLSRNLDIVEEE from the coding sequence ATGAAGAAAAGGACGGTTTTTTGTACGATTGCCGTAGTGCTTCTTTTGAGCTTTGGGTTATCGGCCTGCGAAGCGAAAGAAGAACCGGTAGATGCCAAATATAAGATTTACCATGTAAATACTGAAGGAACGGCACTTCTTGAGGTGGCCTACACGAAAGAAATCGGCGATGCGAATAAGGCAGTCCGGGATATGATCGGAAGGCTGAAGGTGAGCGACGACGCCAAGGAAGGGCAGCCGTCGATCCCCAAGGGAGTCGAGCTTTTGGATATGGTCCTGGAGGACGAAAAGCTGAGCCTGTATTTTAATGAAGCGTATGGGAAGATGAACGTGGTACAAGAGGTGTTGTGCCGCGCAGCGCTGGTGCGCACGCTGACACAGATCGAGGGCGTGGATCTGGTATCCATCTATGTGGACGGGAATCCACTTGCCAATCAGGACGGAGAAGTGTACGGCTATTTTCAGGCGGAGGATTTTGTGCAGAATACAGGGTCTTCCATCAATTCCTTCCAGGAGACGGAGCTGACATTATATTTTGCGGGCAAGAAGGGGGACACTCTGGTACCGAAGAAGGTGAGAGTCCGCTATAATAGTAATACGTCTAAGGAGCGGCTGATTGTGGAGAAGCTCATGAAAGGCGTGGGGGAAGAGTTTTTGCAGACGATTCCCAAAGGGACGAAGCTCCTTGGCGTGTCGTTAAAGGACGGCGTGTGCTATCTGAATTTTGATGAAGGACTCCAGAATGCTGCGGTGGGCGTAAAGCCCGAGATCATCATTTATTCGATCGTGAATTCCGTGACGGAGAGCGGCGCGGCGGGAAGAGTGCAGATTGCCATTAACGGGGACAGCAATATCATGTATCAGAACAGTGTGGATCTGAAGAAACCTCTGAGCAGGAACCTTGATATTGTGGAGGAAGAATAA